The following are encoded in a window of Roseivirga misakiensis genomic DNA:
- the zwf gene encoding glucose-6-phosphate dehydrogenase has protein sequence MKKTDNQALVIFGASGDLTERKLIPAVFNLFCGGFLPESYAVIGVSRSEFTDEEYRIKVVFNNEHLKGKSTATEENLERFAKLVFYQAVDTKNIETYGQLKNRLEQLDQEITTKNNYIFYLATPPSLYQTIANGLAENGLNGNTDGWSRLIVEKPFGYDLESAKALNKGLLCSFSEEQIYRIDHYLGKETVQNMFVTRFANSIFEPLWNRNYIHRIEITAAEHVGVEKRGGYYDSSGALRDMIQNHLFQLVALVAMEPPVRPDAESIRNEKLKVFQSLRAYTDQDIKENVIRGQYLNSTVRGEAVKGYREEEGVQDQSKTETYVAMKFFIDNWRWADVPFYIRTGKSMPTRVTEVVIHFKPNHHHLFAHDSSLSNQQNVLVIRIQPNEGILLKFDMKIPGAGFNTEQVNMDFKYDELSNVYVPDAYERLILDCMQGDATLYARGDSTEAAWEFIDPILKAWENDESIPVYGYPAGTWGPENADNLIDGENMNWRYPCSNLTDDGNYCEL, from the coding sequence ATGAAAAAAACTGACAATCAGGCACTGGTAATTTTTGGTGCTTCTGGTGATCTCACCGAAAGAAAACTAATTCCAGCAGTATTCAATTTGTTCTGCGGAGGCTTTCTACCAGAATCTTATGCTGTAATTGGTGTGAGCAGGTCAGAATTTACAGATGAAGAGTATCGCATTAAGGTTGTATTCAACAATGAGCACCTGAAAGGCAAATCCACAGCAACGGAAGAAAACCTAGAACGCTTTGCTAAGCTTGTCTTTTATCAAGCGGTTGACACTAAAAATATTGAGACTTACGGTCAATTAAAGAACAGGCTTGAACAGCTCGATCAGGAGATAACAACCAAAAACAACTACATTTTTTATCTAGCTACCCCACCAAGTCTTTACCAAACGATCGCCAATGGCTTGGCAGAAAATGGATTGAATGGGAATACTGATGGCTGGAGTAGATTGATTGTAGAAAAACCTTTTGGCTACGACCTTGAATCTGCTAAAGCACTCAATAAAGGGTTGCTCTGCAGTTTCTCCGAAGAACAGATATATAGAATTGATCATTATTTAGGCAAAGAGACCGTTCAGAATATGTTTGTGACACGTTTTGCAAACAGTATTTTCGAGCCACTTTGGAATAGGAACTATATTCATCGCATAGAAATCACTGCGGCCGAACACGTCGGTGTTGAAAAAAGAGGCGGCTATTATGATTCATCTGGTGCTTTAAGAGATATGATCCAAAATCATCTCTTTCAATTAGTTGCACTTGTAGCTATGGAGCCGCCAGTAAGGCCTGACGCTGAGTCCATTAGAAACGAAAAGCTAAAGGTATTTCAAAGCTTGAGAGCTTATACCGATCAAGATATTAAGGAGAATGTAATACGTGGTCAGTACCTAAACTCTACTGTGCGTGGTGAAGCTGTTAAAGGTTATCGTGAGGAGGAAGGTGTTCAAGATCAATCGAAGACCGAGACTTACGTGGCCATGAAGTTCTTCATAGACAATTGGCGCTGGGCAGATGTACCTTTCTATATCAGGACCGGTAAAAGCATGCCTACTCGCGTAACTGAGGTCGTCATTCATTTTAAACCAAATCATCACCATCTATTTGCTCATGATAGCTCATTATCGAACCAGCAAAACGTATTGGTGATCAGAATTCAGCCAAATGAAGGCATACTGCTCAAGTTTGATATGAAAATACCTGGTGCTGGTTTTAATACAGAGCAGGTAAACATGGATTTCAAGTATGACGAATTGAGCAATGTCTATGTGCCAGATGCCTATGAGAGATTAATTCTGGACTGTATGCAGGGTGATGCCACACTATACGCAAGAGGTGACAGTACCGAAGCGGCGTGGGAATTCATTGACCCCATTTTAAAAGCCTGGGAAAACGACGAATCTATTCCGGTTTATGGTTACCCAGCAGGAACTTGGGGGCCAGAAAATGCGGATAACCTGATAGATGGAGAGAATATGAATTGGCGATATCCGTGCTCAAATCTCACGGACGATGGCAACTACTGCGAATTATAG
- the pgl gene encoding 6-phosphogluconolactonase yields the protein MEKQIYKDANAAADGFAQYLLSKHKSQDSLTVALSGGSTPKILFDLLASKYLNEIDWSKIHLYWGDERCVPPTDDDSNYKMTVEHLISKINIPEANIHRVLGENLPDDEADRYGALLNKNLQSINDIPAFDIIILGIGTDGHTASIFPHEIELMNSPSVCAVGINPDSGQKRVTLTGPVINNAKSICFLATGASKAEKLTEIFNKTGNYKTYPAAHVSPTHGELIWFMDESASIQ from the coding sequence ATGGAAAAACAGATATACAAAGACGCTAATGCGGCTGCCGATGGTTTCGCGCAGTACCTACTATCTAAACACAAATCACAAGACAGTTTAACGGTAGCCCTTTCTGGTGGATCGACGCCAAAAATTTTGTTTGATCTGCTAGCCTCAAAATACCTAAATGAGATCGATTGGTCGAAAATCCATTTGTATTGGGGAGATGAACGCTGTGTTCCTCCTACGGATGATGACAGCAACTATAAGATGACTGTTGAGCATTTAATTTCTAAGATTAACATACCAGAGGCTAATATTCATCGTGTTTTGGGAGAGAATTTACCTGATGATGAAGCCGACCGATACGGAGCTCTTTTAAACAAGAATTTACAATCTATAAATGATATTCCGGCATTCGACATTATCATACTAGGTATCGGAACTGATGGCCATACGGCTTCGATATTTCCGCACGAAATTGAGCTGATGAATAGCCCTAGTGTTTGTGCAGTTGGCATAAATCCAGATTCAGGTCAAAAGCGAGTAACGCTAACCGGACCAGTGATTAACAATGCAAAGTCTATCTGTTTTCTAGCGACTGGAGCAAGTAAGGCAGAAAAGTTGACAGAGATATTTAATAAGACCGGTAATTATAAAACGTATCCAGCGGCTCATGTATCTCCTACTCACGGTGAATTAATCTGGTTTATGGATGAGTCAGCTTCAATTCAATAA
- a CDS encoding DUF6428 family protein, with the protein MRLSQVKNKLKTLERLQFVLPDGTKVPSHFHITEVGVIQKNFIDCGGTMRDEKVVNFQLWSSVDVDHRLQPQKLLDIVSLSEKLLDMGDFEVEVEYQGPQTISKFGLDFSDNQFFLINKQTDCLAPDKCGLPAEKPKIRLKNIRMKANACDPNSGCC; encoded by the coding sequence ATGAGATTATCACAAGTAAAGAACAAGCTTAAGACTTTAGAAAGACTTCAATTTGTACTGCCTGATGGCACTAAAGTCCCCTCTCACTTTCACATTACTGAGGTTGGTGTTATTCAAAAGAATTTCATTGACTGTGGTGGTACTATGAGAGACGAAAAAGTCGTAAACTTTCAACTCTGGTCTTCAGTAGATGTCGACCACAGATTACAACCACAGAAATTACTAGACATTGTATCGCTTTCGGAAAAGCTCCTTGACATGGGTGACTTTGAAGTTGAAGTAGAATATCAGGGGCCACAGACAATATCGAAATTCGGTCTGGATTTCAGCGACAATCAATTTTTCCTAATCAATAAACAAACGGATTGCCTAGCTCCTGATAAATGTGGATTGCCAGCAGAAAAGCCAAAAATTCGACTCAAAAATATCAGAATGAAAGCCAACGCTTGTGATCCTAATTCTGGCTGTTGTTAA
- a CDS encoding low molecular weight phosphatase family protein: MNTQVLETIESAAALSIPTERLDILNQLADYCRKQLETSKDLRLHFICTHNSRRSQFSQIWAAAAAEYSDIKLQSFSGGVEVTAFNERAVASLRRQGFQIVGNDSNNPKYEVRYSDNEPLTCFSKLFDDPINPKSGFAAVMTCSDADENCPFIPGTDARIPLRYEDPKAFDDTPQEEEMYDERSLQIASEMLYVFNRVKSSGLI; the protein is encoded by the coding sequence ATGAACACACAAGTACTAGAAACTATTGAGAGCGCAGCCGCTTTATCTATTCCAACAGAAAGACTAGATATTTTAAATCAACTGGCCGACTATTGTCGGAAACAGCTTGAAACTAGTAAAGATTTACGTCTTCACTTTATTTGTACGCACAATTCAAGACGTAGTCAATTCTCTCAAATTTGGGCAGCTGCCGCAGCCGAATACAGCGATATTAAATTGCAGTCTTTCTCTGGAGGCGTAGAAGTAACTGCCTTTAACGAAAGAGCTGTTGCCTCACTGCGGCGCCAAGGATTCCAAATAGTCGGTAATGACTCGAATAACCCAAAATATGAAGTACGATACTCGGATAATGAGCCATTGACTTGCTTTTCAAAGCTGTTTGACGATCCAATTAACCCTAAGTCTGGTTTTGCCGCTGTAATGACTTGCTCCGACGCTGACGAGAATTGTCCTTTTATTCCAGGAACTGATGCTCGAATTCCTTTACGGTATGAAGACCCAAAAGCCTTTGATGACACTCCACAAGAAGAGGAAATGTATGATGAGCGTTCATTACAAATTGCCTCAGAAATGCTTTATGTTTTTAATAGGGTTAAAAGCAGCGGTTTAATTTGA
- a CDS encoding lipocalin-like domain-containing protein produces the protein MKNTTRFMRLLLLALVSTSLVLSCDPDDVNPADEIIGTWDVTNLSSVNCTDPDDNTANLITCVNEFGFEICGSATLVIDADGNFTTNFVTVITDLATNQSQTETESETSTYSIDGNKITICFDGDCETAIYTINGTTLTLSNDGPSSDGCESTISGTKR, from the coding sequence ATGAAAAACACAACACGCTTTATGCGCCTGTTATTATTGGCGCTTGTCTCTACTTCTCTTGTTCTATCTTGCGATCCAGATGATGTAAACCCAGCGGATGAAATAATTGGAACTTGGGATGTTACTAACCTCTCCTCAGTCAACTGTACAGACCCAGACGACAATACCGCAAACTTAATTACTTGTGTAAATGAGTTTGGCTTCGAGATTTGTGGATCTGCTACATTAGTGATTGATGCCGATGGCAACTTCACAACAAATTTTGTAACGGTCATTACAGATCTAGCAACAAATCAATCCCAAACGGAAACGGAGTCAGAGACTTCTACTTATTCGATTGACGGGAATAAAATCACGATTTGCTTCGATGGAGACTGTGAAACCGCGATTTACACCATCAACGGTACCACTTTAACTTTGTCAAATGATGGTCCATCATCAGATGGTTGTGAATCTACAATTTCAGGAACTAAGCGATAG
- a CDS encoding LytR/AlgR family response regulator transcription factor has translation MKCIIVDDEPLAREVIESYVAKIDGLELVASCDNAVKAFDILKKESIQLIFLDIQMPKLNGIDFLKVLHPLPKIIFTTAYREYAIESYELDVVDYLLKPISFQRFLMSVNKAMNENGTTGIEEGQGDELRSDHPYIFLKADRKMVKVYLKDILYIESLKDYVRIKMPNRDVISLQKISFLEQKLPEDCFIRIHRSFIVPFKKIEAYSNHVIEIAGTELPIGRNYKEKVLGILNDDKSILG, from the coding sequence ATGAAATGTATCATCGTGGACGATGAGCCTTTAGCCCGAGAGGTTATCGAATCTTATGTGGCTAAAATAGACGGATTGGAGTTGGTCGCTTCATGTGATAATGCTGTAAAGGCGTTTGACATCCTGAAAAAGGAGTCTATTCAGCTTATCTTTTTAGATATCCAGATGCCCAAATTGAATGGGATTGATTTTCTGAAAGTACTTCACCCATTGCCTAAGATAATTTTTACCACCGCTTACCGCGAATATGCGATTGAGAGCTATGAGTTGGATGTGGTAGACTATTTGCTCAAACCAATCTCTTTTCAACGCTTTTTGATGTCTGTAAACAAGGCCATGAATGAAAATGGTACAACAGGAATAGAAGAGGGGCAAGGAGACGAGCTAAGGTCGGATCATCCTTACATATTTCTCAAAGCCGATCGAAAAATGGTAAAGGTATACCTGAAGGATATCTTGTATATAGAAAGCCTGAAAGACTATGTGAGGATTAAAATGCCTAATAGAGATGTAATCAGTCTTCAGAAAATCAGCTTTTTGGAGCAAAAATTACCTGAAGACTGTTTTATTAGAATACATCGATCTTTCATTGTTCCATTTAAGAAAATCGAGGCCTATTCAAACCACGTGATTGAAATAGCTGGAACAGAGCTGCCTATTGGCAGGAATTATAAGGAGAAAGTCCTCGGTATTCTCAATGATGATAAATCTATTTTAGGCTAA
- a CDS encoding sensor histidine kinase, translated as MPKINFERLMFDTPRLMWHVIFWLIYTSFFAIVYGSFEEDYSRQFQHVWLDAIVQIPAVYLVLYVLMPKLLFKGKYGQFFGWLLLIILVFSGLNWFVYVLVQKPLLWPDDPYQPILWNVGKIFKTTAKIYPVVVLAIVSKWFKYWYREEKNNRLLSEEKLQAELKFLKAQIHPHFLFNTLNNLYALTLKSSKEAPEVVLKLSDLLNYMLYECSADSVSLEKEVRLVKDYIALEKIRYGDRLEVNFNCAQHIGDVMLAPLMILPFVENAFKHGVSEELDQSWVAIDLNRKGEQLTLKVENSKSIQHKEEDHFEYKKGIGLKNVKRRLEILYGDDYQLDIHESEESFLVVLKLNFKGH; from the coding sequence ATGCCGAAGATCAATTTTGAACGACTGATGTTTGATACACCACGACTCATGTGGCATGTGATCTTTTGGCTCATCTATACTTCATTTTTTGCGATCGTTTATGGTTCTTTTGAGGAAGACTATAGTCGTCAGTTTCAACATGTTTGGTTAGATGCCATTGTACAGATTCCAGCGGTATATTTGGTGCTTTATGTCCTGATGCCAAAACTCTTGTTTAAAGGTAAATATGGGCAGTTCTTCGGCTGGTTATTGCTGATAATATTGGTTTTTAGTGGCCTGAATTGGTTCGTTTATGTTTTAGTACAAAAGCCTTTGCTTTGGCCGGATGATCCATATCAACCCATTTTATGGAACGTAGGAAAGATATTCAAAACCACAGCTAAAATTTATCCTGTTGTGGTGTTAGCCATCGTATCTAAGTGGTTCAAATATTGGTACAGAGAGGAAAAGAATAATCGACTATTATCAGAAGAGAAGTTACAAGCCGAGCTTAAGTTTTTAAAGGCTCAAATCCATCCTCACTTTCTATTTAATACGCTTAATAACTTATATGCATTAACCCTGAAAAGCAGTAAAGAGGCACCAGAGGTTGTTTTAAAGCTTTCAGATTTACTCAATTACATGCTCTATGAATGCAGTGCGGATAGCGTTTCGCTCGAGAAAGAGGTGAGGCTTGTCAAGGATTACATCGCATTAGAGAAGATCCGCTATGGCGATCGGCTTGAAGTTAATTTCAATTGTGCTCAACATATTGGTGATGTCATGTTAGCGCCTTTGATGATTTTACCATTTGTAGAAAATGCGTTTAAACATGGTGTTAGTGAAGAATTAGACCAGTCATGGGTAGCTATCGACTTAAATAGAAAAGGTGAGCAGCTAACCTTAAAGGTAGAAAACAGTAAAAGTATACAACACAAAGAAGAAGACCACTTTGAATACAAGAAAGGGATAGGTCTTAAAAATGTTAAAAGAAGGTTAGAAATTTTGTACGGAGACGACTACCAGCTGGACATTCACGAGTCCGAGGAGTCATTTTTAGTAGTGCTCAAATTGAATTTTAAAGGTCATTAA
- a CDS encoding DUF5916 domain-containing protein → MKPFFYLILFLLVSDIMAQDTRETRDLFIYNLKHTEGLISIDGDESDEGWENAEKISQFINHWPEDQGVANALSEVWATYDAEYIYVKAKLYDTGNRVVQSLRRDNRDAHWNSDNFTVVIDPFNNKQSGFFFGVNAGGAQMEALLSLDGGRTEFDENWDNKWYSEVKQYADHWLVEMAIPMKTLRYGTQISDWGINFIRGDMQRNEYSTWTQFPLNYGGIDLNFMGTMKWEEKPEKAKGKVVLIPYVAGGTQRDFEDEGQTNYTQDFDAGIDAKVAVTGSLSLDLTLNPDFSNVDVDQQVTNLTRFSIFFPERRNFFLENGDIFSNFGSWQIQPFFSRTIGLSEGQQVPINYGARLTGNITKDMRLGVMNIQTGETEESLANNYTVAAVHQRVLKRSVIKALFINRQAASDDFGRNGGLEFNYVHPTGTWDNTVRFHAATTDDKLGENTYYGMSGGYRGRHLRGGWTFDRVGENYITELGFNPRINNFDAITEESIRKGFSRYNVWSVYRFFPKNDKSILNQHGPRTWHWLYNNPDGSLNERNHGLGYDFMFKNTSELRFNRFFTEVNLPVPTNLIGADTPLPATNFKFTDYNVNFNTDRRKVFNTEWTLRYGDFYNGTRYGIATGLNVRAQPWGTFGINYEYNSVELAEGFGETKLHLFRANTEISFSNKMFWTTSIQYNSQSENYNIFSRFQWRYKPMSDFFLVYTDNYGNDGLNIKNRQIVFKLTYWLNM, encoded by the coding sequence ATGAAACCATTTTTTTACCTCATACTCTTTCTCTTGGTGTCGGATATTATGGCACAAGATACCCGCGAGACGCGCGACTTATTTATCTATAATCTGAAACATACCGAAGGCCTTATCAGCATAGATGGTGATGAAAGTGATGAAGGCTGGGAAAATGCCGAAAAAATATCTCAGTTTATCAATCACTGGCCCGAAGATCAGGGGGTGGCCAATGCTTTATCTGAAGTTTGGGCCACCTACGATGCAGAGTATATCTATGTAAAGGCAAAACTTTATGACACAGGAAACCGAGTTGTCCAATCCTTAAGAAGGGATAACCGTGATGCGCACTGGAACAGCGACAATTTCACCGTAGTAATAGATCCATTTAACAATAAACAGAGCGGTTTCTTTTTTGGAGTAAATGCTGGTGGTGCGCAAATGGAGGCTCTTTTAAGCCTTGATGGTGGTAGAACTGAGTTCGACGAAAACTGGGATAATAAGTGGTATTCTGAAGTGAAACAATATGCCGATCACTGGCTAGTGGAAATGGCTATACCTATGAAAACATTACGGTATGGAACTCAAATTTCTGATTGGGGGATCAATTTTATCCGTGGAGATATGCAACGCAATGAGTACTCAACCTGGACACAGTTTCCACTCAATTATGGCGGCATAGATTTGAATTTCATGGGGACCATGAAGTGGGAAGAAAAACCCGAAAAGGCAAAAGGCAAAGTAGTGTTGATTCCTTATGTAGCTGGTGGCACACAGCGGGATTTCGAAGATGAAGGCCAAACCAACTATACACAGGATTTTGACGCGGGAATTGATGCTAAAGTAGCTGTGACTGGTTCTTTAAGTCTGGACCTCACATTAAACCCAGATTTTTCAAATGTGGACGTAGATCAACAAGTGACTAACCTGACGCGTTTCAGTATTTTCTTCCCAGAAAGGAGAAACTTCTTTCTTGAAAACGGCGACATTTTTTCCAACTTCGGAAGCTGGCAAATTCAACCATTCTTTTCTAGGACTATAGGCCTTTCGGAGGGTCAGCAAGTCCCGATTAACTACGGAGCGCGCCTCACAGGAAATATCACCAAAGACATGCGACTGGGTGTTATGAACATTCAGACTGGCGAAACTGAAGAGTCACTTGCCAATAATTATACAGTGGCAGCTGTGCACCAACGGGTACTTAAAAGGTCAGTAATTAAGGCGCTTTTTATCAATAGACAGGCTGCTAGTGATGATTTTGGTCGGAATGGGGGCTTAGAATTCAACTACGTTCACCCTACTGGCACCTGGGATAATACCGTCAGGTTTCACGCGGCTACCACAGACGATAAATTAGGAGAAAACACTTATTATGGAATGTCTGGAGGATATCGCGGTAGACACCTCCGAGGCGGCTGGACATTCGATCGGGTGGGTGAAAATTATATCACTGAATTGGGCTTCAACCCAAGGATCAACAATTTTGATGCGATCACTGAAGAGAGCATCCGAAAGGGCTTTAGCAGATATAATGTATGGTCAGTATATAGATTCTTTCCAAAAAATGACAAGAGCATTTTAAATCAACACGGACCGAGAACTTGGCATTGGCTCTATAACAACCCTGATGGTTCATTAAATGAAAGAAACCATGGGCTTGGCTATGACTTCATGTTTAAAAACACGTCTGAATTAAGGTTCAATAGATTTTTCACCGAAGTAAATTTACCAGTACCTACCAACTTAATAGGTGCTGATACTCCTCTCCCAGCCACCAATTTCAAATTCACAGATTACAACGTCAACTTTAATACTGATAGACGTAAAGTATTCAACACGGAATGGACGCTACGTTACGGAGACTTTTACAATGGCACTAGGTATGGAATAGCCACTGGCCTAAATGTACGCGCACAGCCTTGGGGTACCTTCGGGATAAACTATGAGTACAATAGTGTGGAACTGGCCGAAGGTTTCGGCGAAACCAAATTGCATTTGTTCCGGGCGAACACGGAAATCAGTTTTTCGAATAAAATGTTCTGGACTACTTCTATTCAGTATAATTCACAATCCGAAAACTATAACATCTTCAGCCGTTTTCAGTGGCGTTACAAGCCTATGTCTGATTTCTTCCTCGTCTATACCGATAATTATGGTAATGACGGCTTAAATATCAAGAATCGTCAAATTGTATTTAAGTTGACCTACTGGCTGAATATGTAG
- a CDS encoding DMT family transporter gives MQDSKVNNVHLFIIPAVIWGSTWYVITFQLGTVDPLLSVSYRFLAGSFIILSYCLIKRKSLNYPLKVHARIALQGSLLFGMNYWLVYQSESLINSGLVAVAFSTIIFFNMIFGAIFLRLKVVSKVISGALLGLLGTAIIFKDELQSFSMGSDSVTGIVLCFLGVASASLGNIVSASNSKINIPVIQSTAFGMGYGGLLMLGIALVVGKTIVFDTSLAYVLSLSYLTIFGSIIAFVTYLTLISKIGPDRAAYAIVLLPLIAVTISTFLEGFNFTVYTALGMSLLLLGNYFALAKKSG, from the coding sequence ATGCAAGACAGCAAGGTTAACAATGTTCATTTATTCATTATTCCGGCTGTTATTTGGGGTTCCACTTGGTACGTTATCACGTTTCAATTAGGTACAGTTGATCCATTGCTTTCTGTTTCTTATCGCTTTCTGGCTGGATCTTTCATTATTTTAAGCTATTGCTTAATCAAGAGGAAATCGCTCAATTATCCGTTGAAAGTCCATGCAAGAATTGCCTTACAAGGATCACTTTTGTTTGGCATGAATTACTGGTTGGTTTATCAATCTGAATCTTTGATCAATAGTGGCTTAGTCGCGGTTGCATTTTCTACCATTATCTTCTTTAATATGATCTTTGGAGCCATTTTTCTTCGACTAAAAGTTGTATCTAAAGTCATTTCTGGAGCGCTTTTAGGGCTTCTTGGAACAGCGATAATTTTTAAAGATGAGTTACAATCATTCTCCATGGGGAGCGACTCGGTTACGGGGATTGTCCTGTGCTTTTTAGGTGTAGCAAGCGCTAGTTTAGGCAATATAGTATCGGCGAGTAATTCAAAAATTAATATCCCTGTTATTCAGTCTACAGCATTTGGAATGGGGTATGGCGGACTACTGATGCTCGGAATTGCACTCGTAGTCGGCAAAACAATCGTTTTTGATACTAGTTTGGCCTATGTCCTATCCTTGAGCTACTTAACGATTTTTGGTTCAATCATCGCCTTTGTTACTTACTTGACCTTGATTAGCAAAATAGGGCCAGATCGCGCGGCTTATGCAATCGTCCTCTTACCTCTTATCGCTGTGACTATTTCTACCTTTTTGGAAGGATTCAATTTCACAGTTTACACGGCTTTGGGTATGTCGCTTTTACTGTTAGGAAATTACTTTGCGCTAGCCAAAAAAAGTGGCTAA
- a CDS encoding PQQ-dependent sugar dehydrogenase, with product MSFKLTTAFLTLLAFLACDTPELFDSDEPTTEAVKAELVTSELTNPWGMAFLPNGEILVTEKSGTIVRIANGEIVNKDVKGGPNAVSRGQGGLLDIELHPDFENSKWVYFTFASDEGEGSGAMTALSRAQWTGEGFENHTVLYKGSPNTRAGQHFGSRIAFDNDGYVYFSIGDRGNRDNNPQDITRDGGKVYRLHDDGRIPSDNPFVNVDGAKKAVYSYGHRNPQGMAKNPETGDIWAHEHGPRGGDELNLISKGKNYGWPVITYGINYSGSKITDETSRDGMEQPVTYWVPSIAPCGMAFVSDSKYNGWDGNIIVGSLKFSYLVRLVVENNKVVKEEKIAEGIGRVRNVEMGNDGYLYVGVEGKGLYRLLPE from the coding sequence ATGAGCTTTAAATTAACGACCGCCTTCCTGACACTACTCGCATTTTTGGCTTGTGATACACCTGAACTATTTGATTCAGATGAACCCACTACCGAAGCCGTAAAGGCTGAACTTGTTACCTCCGAGTTGACCAACCCTTGGGGGATGGCATTTTTACCGAACGGAGAAATTCTGGTGACTGAAAAGAGCGGTACCATCGTACGAATCGCCAATGGAGAAATTGTTAATAAAGACGTCAAAGGTGGACCAAATGCTGTTTCTAGAGGGCAGGGTGGACTTTTGGATATTGAGTTACATCCGGATTTTGAAAACAGTAAATGGGTCTATTTCACCTTTGCTAGTGACGAAGGCGAGGGGTCAGGGGCAATGACTGCACTTTCTAGGGCTCAATGGACAGGTGAAGGTTTTGAAAACCATACGGTGCTCTATAAAGGTTCACCGAATACACGAGCAGGACAGCATTTTGGCAGTAGAATCGCGTTTGATAATGATGGCTATGTTTATTTTTCGATAGGCGACAGAGGTAACAGAGATAACAATCCTCAGGATATCACAAGAGATGGAGGCAAAGTTTACCGCTTACATGACGATGGTAGAATTCCATCAGATAATCCTTTTGTCAACGTGGATGGAGCAAAAAAGGCTGTTTATTCTTACGGTCATAGAAACCCACAAGGAATGGCCAAAAACCCTGAAACTGGAGATATTTGGGCCCACGAACACGGTCCTCGCGGTGGGGATGAATTAAACCTGATCAGTAAAGGAAAAAACTATGGTTGGCCAGTAATTACTTACGGTATTAACTATAGCGGGAGTAAGATTACCGATGAAACTTCCCGTGATGGTATGGAGCAGCCAGTTACTTATTGGGTTCCATCAATCGCACCATGTGGTATGGCCTTCGTGAGCGACTCAAAATATAATGGCTGGGATGGAAACATAATTGTTGGTTCCTTAAAGTTCTCTTATTTGGTGAGGCTAGTAGTTGAAAATAATAAAGTCGTAAAGGAAGAAAAGATCGCAGAAGGTATTGGTAGAGTTAGAAACGTAGAAATGGGTAATGACGGTTATCTGTACGTAGGAGTAGAAGGAAAAGGTCTTTATCGTTTGCTACCAGAATAA
- a CDS encoding iron chaperone: protein MQYDVSSTDEYIAVLENDWRKEKLLQLREIIKQSATHLVEGINYKMLSYADQKGVIFHLNAQMNYVSFYVGDASKVDPSGELLKGIDVGKGCLRFKKSVDPNNTQIDSFIKKAVLLWQNNVDIGC, encoded by the coding sequence ATGCAATATGATGTAAGTAGCACCGACGAGTACATTGCCGTGCTAGAGAATGATTGGAGAAAAGAAAAGCTACTTCAACTTAGAGAAATAATTAAGCAAAGTGCCACACATTTGGTAGAGGGTATCAACTATAAAATGCTTAGTTATGCCGATCAAAAGGGAGTGATTTTTCACCTTAATGCACAGATGAATTATGTGAGTTTTTATGTTGGCGATGCATCTAAAGTAGACCCTTCAGGAGAACTGCTTAAAGGAATAGATGTCGGGAAGGGCTGCTTAAGGTTTAAAAAAAGCGTAGACCCTAATAACACTCAAATCGACTCCTTTATCAAAAAGGCGGTACTTTTGTGGCAGAATAATGTTGATATTGGTTGTTGA